From Halorubrum salinarum, the proteins below share one genomic window:
- a CDS encoding PUA domain-containing protein, with amino-acid sequence MTDADTLADLRTAADYQFGAGAGDALFPPGDPLTVRRSSGGRPRQVIDGDVDDTPGSSEGDRLVSYGTDGRFTLGLAGGKRIHEAFAAPRHRMVVGEESEPFVREGRNAFAKFVTAADDGIRPGDEVLVVDESDAIFGVGRAELSGAEAEQLGSGVAVKTRDGNPTDDD; translated from the coding sequence ATGACCGACGCCGACACGCTCGCGGACCTGCGGACGGCGGCAGACTACCAGTTCGGGGCCGGCGCGGGCGACGCGCTGTTCCCGCCGGGCGACCCGCTCACCGTGCGCCGGTCGAGCGGCGGCCGCCCGCGACAGGTGATCGACGGCGACGTCGACGACACGCCCGGCAGCAGCGAGGGCGACCGCCTCGTCTCCTACGGCACCGACGGCCGGTTCACGCTCGGGCTCGCGGGCGGGAAGCGCATCCACGAGGCGTTCGCCGCGCCGCGGCACCGGATGGTCGTCGGCGAGGAGAGCGAGCCGTTCGTCCGGGAGGGGCGCAACGCGTTCGCGAAGTTCGTCACCGCGGCGGACGACGGGATCCGCCCGGGTGACGAGGTGCTCGTCGTCGACGAATCCGACGCGATATTCGGGGTCGGGCGGGCCGAGCTCTCGGGCGCGGAGGCCGAACAACTCGGCTCGGGCGTCGCCGTGAAGACGCGCGACGGGAACCCCACGGACGACGACTGA
- a CDS encoding phosphate signaling complex PhoU family protein has product METRKVQRLGPSTLAMTLPAEWAQEHGVNKGDEVSLRMGGKGTLTVLPESVSTEESEAVINADGLDARSLERAIVAQYVLGRRVIHVRSEGALDSEHINAVYKAETQLMGLGVIEETPEDISIRCSVDPEDFTLDNLLERLENTGSTMRGEGVKALAHGNPDLAQRALNRERQANKIFVLLLRLIFTAYQNPNLARAVGLEEGFPLIGYRSVAKNLELTADNAEDIAEIVMEADGHTLDVDSATMRQIREFTDQVDELTALAVRAVVERDYDLTVECRDLFSRLEDREQEILDELPNDLDNETLLMTREVLVSLQHTAEYAMRNAEIAANLALNEASDHVEII; this is encoded by the coding sequence ATGGAAACCCGGAAGGTCCAGCGGTTGGGGCCGTCGACGCTGGCGATGACCCTCCCGGCCGAGTGGGCGCAGGAACACGGCGTGAACAAGGGCGACGAGGTGTCGCTGCGGATGGGCGGGAAAGGGACGCTCACGGTGCTTCCCGAGTCGGTGAGCACCGAGGAGTCGGAGGCGGTGATCAACGCCGACGGGCTCGACGCGCGCTCGCTCGAACGCGCCATCGTCGCGCAGTACGTGCTGGGGCGGCGCGTGATCCACGTCCGCAGCGAGGGGGCGCTCGACAGCGAGCACATCAACGCGGTGTACAAGGCCGAGACCCAGCTGATGGGGCTCGGCGTCATCGAGGAGACCCCGGAGGACATCTCGATCCGCTGTTCGGTCGACCCCGAGGACTTCACCCTCGATAACCTGCTCGAACGGCTGGAGAACACGGGCTCGACGATGCGCGGCGAGGGCGTGAAGGCGCTCGCCCACGGCAACCCCGACCTCGCGCAGCGCGCGCTCAACCGCGAGCGGCAGGCGAACAAGATCTTCGTCCTCCTGCTCCGGCTCATCTTCACCGCCTACCAGAACCCCAACCTCGCGCGCGCGGTCGGCCTCGAAGAGGGGTTCCCGCTGATCGGCTACCGCTCCGTGGCGAAGAACCTCGAACTCACCGCCGACAACGCCGAGGACATCGCCGAGATCGTGATGGAGGCGGACGGCCACACCCTCGACGTCGACAGCGCGACGATGCGGCAGATCCGCGAGTTCACCGACCAGGTGGACGAGCTGACGGCGCTCGCGGTCCGGGCGGTCGTCGAGCGCGACTACGACCTCACCGTCGAGTGCCGCGACCTGTTCTCGCGGTTGGAGGACCGCGAACAGGAGATCCTCGACGAGCTCCCGAACGACCTGGACAACGAGACGCTGCTCATGACCCGGGAGGTGCTCGTCAGCCTCCAGCACACCGCGGAGTACGCCATGCGAAACGCAGAAATCGCGGCGAACCTCGCGCTCAACGAGGCGTCGGACCACGTCGAGATCATCTGA
- a CDS encoding response regulator, which translates to MTERVLVVDDSSFQRTVVRDALAERFEVVDEAENGAEAVELFEAYEPDAVSMDVVMPEMTGIEATAAIKDRWPDAVIVMCTSVDQQEKMMEAVKAGADGYVTKPVDAEELVGEFESHLG; encoded by the coding sequence ATGACCGAGCGGGTACTCGTCGTCGACGACTCCTCCTTCCAGCGGACCGTCGTTCGAGACGCGCTGGCGGAGCGGTTCGAGGTGGTCGACGAGGCGGAAAACGGCGCAGAGGCGGTCGAACTCTTCGAGGCGTACGAGCCGGACGCGGTGTCGATGGACGTCGTGATGCCGGAGATGACCGGGATCGAGGCCACGGCGGCCATCAAGGACCGCTGGCCCGACGCGGTGATCGTGATGTGCACGAGCGTCGACCAGCAGGAGAAGATGATGGAGGCGGTGAAGGCGGGCGCCGACGGTTACGTGACGAAGCCGGTCGACGCCGAGGAGCTGGTCGGCGAGTTCGAGAGCCACCTCGGGTAG
- a CDS encoding nitrilase-related carbon-nitrogen hydrolase — MRLAGVQLAVEGGAVEANVERALDRVREAAADGADLIVLPELFDVGYFAFDAYGRAAESLAGDRLARFAAAADDHDVAVLAGTVVEDLSASAADGLDVPAESGLANAAVLFDADGERRLVYRKRHLFGYGSEETDRMVPGERTPVVDLGGVTVGVTTCYDLRFPEQFRGMVDRGVECVLVPSAWPYPRIEHWRTLGRARAIENLAYVAAVNGSGRFGDDALCGRSAVYDPWGTALASVGDEPGVVTATVDPDRVAAVREEFPALRDRR; from the coding sequence ATGAGGCTCGCCGGCGTCCAACTGGCGGTCGAGGGCGGCGCGGTCGAGGCCAACGTCGAGCGGGCGCTCGACCGGGTGCGAGAGGCGGCGGCCGACGGCGCGGACCTCATCGTGCTCCCCGAGCTGTTCGACGTGGGCTACTTCGCGTTCGACGCGTACGGGCGGGCCGCGGAGAGCCTCGCCGGCGACCGGCTCGCCCGGTTCGCGGCCGCGGCCGACGACCACGACGTGGCGGTGCTGGCCGGGACGGTCGTCGAGGACCTGTCTGCGTCGGCCGCGGACGGCCTCGACGTGCCGGCCGAGTCCGGGCTCGCCAACGCCGCGGTGCTGTTCGACGCCGACGGCGAACGGCGCCTCGTCTACCGGAAGCGCCACCTCTTCGGGTACGGCTCAGAGGAGACGGACCGGATGGTCCCCGGCGAGCGGACGCCCGTGGTCGACCTCGGGGGCGTCACGGTCGGGGTGACGACCTGCTACGACCTCCGCTTCCCGGAGCAGTTCCGTGGGATGGTCGATCGGGGCGTCGAGTGCGTGCTGGTGCCGAGCGCGTGGCCCTACCCGCGGATCGAACACTGGCGGACGCTCGGCCGCGCGCGGGCCATCGAGAACCTCGCGTACGTCGCCGCGGTCAACGGGAGCGGCCGGTTCGGCGACGACGCGCTCTGCGGTCGGAGCGCGGTGTACGACCCCTGGGGGACCGCGCTCGCATCGGTCGGCGACGAACCGGGCGTCGTGACCGCGACGGTGGACCCCGACCGAGTCGCGGCGGTCCGCGAGGAGTTCCCGGCGCTGCGCGACCGTCGGTGA
- a CDS encoding presenilin family intramembrane aspartyl protease PSH, translated as MFPREYRGVAFVVGLFVVVQVGALALVPEFAESGYQAVENPDNPVNSVVYVAAIVVMTGLMLAAFRYDFDGAIRLLIVGVSAWLSWYVFSALVPPLAAAVPAVAVAVGLLVHPEWYVIDTAGVLMGAGAAGLFGISFGLLPALILLAVLAVYDAVSVYGTEHMLSLAEGVMDLNIPVVLVIPLSLSYSLLDGETASEEASGVAGESESDAEDGETADAGDADADANDTEDVAADPADAPGDRDAFFIGLGDAVIPTVLIASAATFSPAADLAVPLLGVNLPAALAMVGTLAGLLVLMRWVIQGRPHAGLPLLNGGAIGGYLIGSVVAGVPLIEALGLAGFL; from the coding sequence ATGTTCCCCCGCGAGTACCGCGGCGTCGCCTTCGTCGTCGGGCTGTTCGTAGTCGTTCAGGTGGGCGCGCTGGCGCTCGTCCCCGAGTTCGCCGAGAGCGGGTATCAGGCGGTCGAGAACCCTGATAACCCCGTGAACAGCGTGGTGTACGTCGCGGCCATCGTCGTGATGACCGGACTGATGCTGGCGGCGTTCCGGTATGACTTCGACGGGGCGATCCGGCTGCTGATCGTCGGCGTGTCGGCGTGGCTCTCGTGGTACGTGTTCTCCGCGCTCGTCCCGCCGCTCGCGGCCGCCGTCCCGGCGGTCGCGGTCGCGGTCGGCCTGCTCGTTCACCCCGAGTGGTACGTCATCGACACCGCCGGGGTGTTGATGGGCGCGGGCGCCGCCGGGCTGTTCGGCATCTCCTTCGGCCTCCTGCCCGCGCTGATCCTGCTCGCCGTCCTCGCCGTTTACGACGCCGTCTCCGTGTACGGCACCGAACACATGCTGTCGCTCGCGGAGGGCGTGATGGACCTCAACATCCCCGTCGTGCTGGTGATCCCGCTGTCACTGTCGTACTCGCTGCTCGACGGCGAGACGGCCAGCGAGGAGGCGTCAGGAGTCGCCGGGGAGTCGGAATCGGACGCGGAGGACGGCGAGACGGCGGACGCCGGCGACGCCGACGCGGACGCGAATGACACCGAGGACGTGGCCGCCGACCCCGCCGACGCCCCCGGCGACCGCGACGCGTTCTTCATCGGCCTCGGCGACGCCGTCATCCCGACGGTGCTGATCGCGAGCGCGGCGACGTTCTCGCCGGCGGCGGACCTCGCGGTCCCGCTCCTCGGGGTCAACCTCCCCGCGGCGCTGGCGATGGTCGGCACCCTCGCGGGGCTGCTCGTCCTCATGCGGTGGGTGATTCAGGGGCGCCCCCACGCGGGGCTCCCCCTCCTGAACGGCGGCGCCATCGGCGGCTACCTGATCGGCTCCGTCGTCGCCGGGGTCCCGCTGATCGAGGCGCTCGGACTGGCGGGATTCTTATAA
- a CDS encoding DUF7123 family protein, with protein MSEYTEEEQRILAYLTDSVTRGERYVRSKTIADAIGLTAKQVGSRLPRLAEKSDDVDIEKWGRAKSTTWRVTPEG; from the coding sequence ATGAGCGAGTACACCGAGGAGGAACAGCGGATCCTCGCGTACCTCACGGACAGCGTCACCCGTGGTGAGCGGTACGTTCGCTCGAAGACGATCGCCGACGCGATCGGCCTCACCGCGAAGCAGGTGGGCTCCCGGCTCCCGCGACTCGCCGAGAAGTCGGACGACGTGGACATCGAGAAGTGGGGCCGCGCGAAGTCGACCACCTGGCGCGTGACCCCGGAGGGCTGA
- a CDS encoding transcriptional regulator FilR1 domain-containing protein: MTEPSELVGAVERRLDFLERLAAEPLRKHELVDALGHSRSTVNRAIDELEAAGLVASETDGYRTTLSGRLLATEYREFLTAADDLAAAGDVLDPLGADVDVDPAVLREAETYRAAAPDPYRPLEVLDGALADADAVAAALPAFPYPRVAERLRRTAAGGGTVDLALADRAYRHAAERFADDLGAVARREGSRVAAVDVVDAGVVAADGTALLLTFDDGGTLHGAAASSEPEAVEWAERKVRGLIDRGRDTGDALAAMDDAETGETEGDARGDDRPEGSAGDSSTGGDRSEEEADSRERSAGADGRAERTGGRLFGGAGSDDPGRSALSAQGFHAVDEDRLAGEADPYGPLRTTASFPEVDAGYVLDRTAVRDGERRSIAGLLVDGLAEGTDHALVGPPGSGKSTVCRSVAVEWYRSGRGPVTYRPSDGGDPFAATERLRERVTAGDGHHLVVVEDAVDPGAAEAVGLARELADRDDVSFLFDAREEPYDDPDGLPLSPTDLRYRREIETVRMPRLDAREVERFVAHVADCTGSAPAADPDALLDDVRRADDERVGELLALVHRLVRASGEGATGAGDPRGSAGGASGEYGTGDGTAGRAGDAGPESGLEAAVAEAVREVRNRPPPTADVAVLVNLLNVAGVGEVETLAYALVDGPAAGPGGDRGGDDGRPSPTVDGVRRALDRLVGTALVRSGDEGYRAVHDEWSVLFLERLVEREPAPVVARRVGRAVSRVLALADDPTRRARVRRAVGGDAPTVDRIERDPGAWAAETVRAVYGVGRRYPRLAPLYGRVRYARIDLPDACPDGLRDRPPEWVTRMYVEAGDLDGATAALDAWRPGDEAGAAERQRGYGDVARRRGEYDAARERYERAEELFGAAGDRGGLAAAVRGRAQAAHFDGDFEEAYEAASRAYAIAVEVGDPIGEAKALMDVGNALDGLDGTDAVLAHYRVAGDLFRAYDDTHGAANVRANQAVALRRRGDLDAAERTARRALDGYRTVGDEHREAISLLNLAAVAEQRGAVGEAVARAAEARAIAERVGSELYEAFALSHLGSAAHVAGDLDRAERFLTDALDRLDALDADTRCAMVTAILAEVAIDRGDLGAAERRVDRTASLLDDHAGHKRLAELDRVRGRLALARGDADAAAAALESAVESARAGGFTQVEAQALAALGAAAAERGDGEAAASRLTAALDLGHRVEAVRAVVATADELADLLAEGRGGSSATDRGAVAEALRESPPEAVPAESAADPAAYRALADRWRVDGDGAATYPPLG; the protein is encoded by the coding sequence ATGACGGAGCCGTCGGAGCTCGTGGGCGCCGTCGAGCGCCGCCTCGACTTCCTCGAACGGCTCGCCGCGGAGCCGCTGCGCAAGCACGAGCTCGTCGACGCGCTCGGCCACTCCCGGTCGACGGTGAACCGGGCGATAGACGAGCTGGAGGCGGCCGGGCTCGTCGCGAGCGAGACCGACGGCTATCGGACGACGCTCTCCGGGCGCCTCCTCGCGACCGAGTACCGCGAGTTCCTGACGGCCGCCGACGACCTCGCGGCCGCGGGCGACGTGCTGGACCCGCTCGGCGCGGACGTCGACGTCGACCCCGCGGTCCTCCGCGAGGCGGAGACGTACCGGGCCGCGGCCCCGGACCCTTACCGGCCGCTGGAGGTGCTCGACGGGGCGCTCGCCGACGCGGACGCGGTCGCGGCGGCGCTGCCCGCGTTCCCCTACCCGCGGGTCGCGGAGCGGCTCCGGCGCACGGCCGCGGGCGGCGGGACCGTCGACCTCGCGCTCGCGGACCGGGCGTACCGACACGCCGCCGAGCGCTTCGCCGACGACCTCGGCGCCGTCGCGCGCCGGGAAGGGTCCCGCGTCGCCGCGGTCGACGTCGTCGACGCGGGGGTGGTCGCGGCCGACGGAACCGCGCTGCTTCTCACCTTCGACGACGGCGGGACGCTCCACGGGGCGGCGGCGTCGAGCGAGCCGGAGGCCGTCGAGTGGGCGGAACGGAAGGTGCGGGGACTGATCGACCGCGGGCGCGACACGGGCGACGCGCTCGCGGCGATGGACGACGCCGAGACGGGCGAGACCGAGGGCGACGCGCGCGGCGACGACCGACCCGAAGGAAGCGCGGGCGACTCGTCGACGGGCGGCGACCGATCCGAGGAGGAGGCCGACAGCCGGGAGCGATCCGCCGGAGCTGACGGGAGGGCGGAACGCACCGGTGGTCGGCTCTTCGGGGGAGCCGGGTCCGACGACCCCGGGCGGAGCGCGCTCTCGGCGCAGGGGTTCCACGCGGTCGACGAGGACCGGCTCGCCGGCGAGGCGGACCCGTACGGACCGCTCCGCACCACCGCGTCGTTCCCGGAGGTCGACGCGGGGTACGTCCTCGACAGGACCGCGGTGCGCGACGGCGAGCGGCGGTCGATCGCCGGCCTGCTCGTCGACGGGCTCGCCGAGGGCACCGATCACGCGCTCGTCGGCCCGCCGGGCAGCGGCAAGAGCACGGTGTGCCGGAGCGTCGCGGTCGAGTGGTACCGGTCGGGACGCGGTCCGGTGACGTACCGGCCGAGCGACGGCGGCGACCCGTTCGCCGCGACGGAGCGGCTCCGCGAGCGCGTGACCGCGGGGGACGGCCACCACCTCGTGGTCGTCGAGGACGCGGTCGACCCCGGGGCCGCCGAGGCGGTCGGCCTCGCCCGCGAGCTGGCCGACCGCGACGACGTGTCCTTCCTGTTCGACGCCCGCGAGGAGCCGTACGACGACCCCGACGGGCTCCCGCTGTCCCCGACCGACCTCCGCTACCGCCGGGAGATTGAGACCGTGCGGATGCCCCGGCTCGACGCGCGCGAGGTGGAGCGGTTCGTCGCCCACGTCGCCGACTGTACCGGGTCGGCGCCGGCGGCCGACCCGGACGCCCTGCTCGACGACGTGCGGCGCGCGGACGACGAGCGCGTCGGGGAGCTGCTCGCGCTCGTCCACCGCCTCGTCCGCGCGAGCGGCGAGGGCGCGACCGGCGCCGGCGACCCGAGAGGGAGCGCGGGCGGCGCCTCGGGAGAGTACGGCACGGGCGACGGGACGGCCGGACGCGCGGGGGACGCCGGTCCCGAGTCCGGGCTGGAGGCGGCGGTCGCGGAGGCGGTCCGGGAGGTCCGGAACCGGCCGCCGCCGACGGCGGACGTCGCGGTGCTCGTGAACCTGCTCAACGTCGCCGGCGTGGGCGAGGTCGAGACCTTGGCGTACGCGCTCGTCGACGGGCCGGCGGCGGGACCGGGGGGCGACCGCGGCGGAGACGACGGCCGCCCGTCGCCGACCGTCGACGGGGTGCGGCGCGCGCTCGACCGCCTCGTCGGGACGGCCCTGGTGCGCTCCGGGGACGAGGGGTACCGCGCGGTCCACGACGAGTGGTCGGTGCTGTTCCTAGAGCGGCTCGTGGAGCGGGAGCCGGCGCCGGTCGTCGCCAGGCGCGTGGGGCGGGCCGTCTCGCGGGTGCTCGCGCTCGCCGACGACCCGACGCGCCGCGCCCGCGTCCGGCGGGCCGTGGGGGGCGACGCGCCGACGGTCGATCGGATCGAGCGCGACCCGGGCGCGTGGGCGGCGGAGACGGTCCGGGCGGTGTACGGCGTGGGCCGCCGGTACCCCCGGCTGGCCCCGCTGTACGGGCGCGTTCGCTACGCCCGGATCGACCTCCCGGACGCGTGCCCGGACGGCCTGCGCGACCGGCCGCCGGAGTGGGTGACTCGGATGTACGTCGAGGCCGGCGACCTCGACGGGGCGACGGCGGCGCTCGACGCGTGGCGGCCCGGCGACGAGGCGGGCGCCGCCGAGCGCCAGCGCGGGTACGGCGACGTGGCGCGGCGCCGCGGCGAGTACGACGCGGCGCGCGAGCGGTACGAGCGGGCCGAGGAGCTGTTCGGGGCCGCGGGCGACCGCGGCGGGCTCGCGGCGGCCGTCCGCGGCCGCGCCCAGGCGGCCCACTTCGACGGGGATTTCGAGGAGGCCTACGAGGCGGCCTCGCGGGCGTACGCCATCGCCGTCGAGGTCGGCGACCCAATCGGGGAGGCGAAGGCGCTGATGGACGTCGGGAACGCGCTCGACGGGCTCGACGGGACCGACGCCGTCCTCGCCCACTACCGGGTGGCCGGCGACCTGTTCCGCGCCTACGACGACACACACGGGGCGGCGAACGTGCGGGCGAACCAGGCGGTCGCGCTGCGGCGTCGCGGCGACCTCGACGCGGCCGAGCGGACGGCGCGGCGCGCGCTCGACGGCTACCGGACGGTCGGCGACGAACACCGCGAGGCCATCTCGCTTTTGAACCTCGCGGCGGTCGCCGAGCAGCGCGGCGCCGTCGGCGAGGCGGTCGCCCGCGCGGCGGAGGCGCGGGCAATCGCCGAGCGGGTCGGGTCGGAGCTGTACGAGGCGTTCGCGCTGAGCCACCTCGGCAGCGCGGCCCACGTCGCCGGCGACCTCGACCGGGCGGAGCGCTTCCTCACGGACGCGCTGGACCGCCTCGACGCGCTCGACGCCGACACGCGCTGCGCGATGGTGACCGCCATCTTGGCGGAGGTCGCCATCGACCGCGGCGACCTCGGCGCGGCCGAGCGGCGCGTCGACCGGACCGCGTCGCTGCTCGACGACCACGCGGGACACAAGCGGCTGGCGGAGCTAGACCGGGTCCGGGGGCGGCTGGCGCTGGCTCGGGGGGACGCCGACGCCGCGGCGGCCGCGCTGGAGTCCGCCGTCGAGTCGGCCCGCGCGGGCGGGTTCACGCAGGTCGAGGCGCAGGCGCTCGCGGCGCTGGGCGCCGCGGCGGCCGAGCGCGGGGACGGCGAGGCGGCGGCGTCCCGGCTGACCGCGGCGCTCGACCTCGGCCACCGGGTCGAGGCGGTTCGGGCGGTCGTCGCGACCGCCGACGAGCTGGCCGATCTCCTCGCCGAGGGCCGCGGCGGCTCGTCCGCGACGGACCGCGGGGCGGTGGCCGAGGCGCTCCGGGAGTCGCCGCCCGAGGCGGTCCCGGCCGAGTCGGCCGCCGACCCGGCGGCGTACCGGGCGCTCGCCGACCGCTGGCGCGTCGACGGCGACGGCGCCGCGACGTACCCACCGCTCGGGTGA
- a CDS encoding DUF7525 family protein, protein MSEGSIESDKEVGVALALGAIAVVGAVVMAAYPGQLGKAWGFAGAFLFATLAVGAVQLFD, encoded by the coding sequence ATGAGCGAGGGTTCCATCGAGTCGGACAAGGAGGTCGGCGTCGCGCTCGCGCTCGGCGCCATCGCGGTCGTCGGCGCCGTTGTGATGGCAGCGTACCCGGGTCAGCTCGGGAAAGCGTGGGGGTTCGCGGGCGCGTTCCTCTTCGCGACGCTCGCCGTCGGCGCGGTCCAGCTGTTCGACTGA
- a CDS encoding CoxG family protein, which produces MTVRVSRTFEFDAPPADVWAFISDAEQRAGAISVVDSFEVHDDGSATWHVALPIPMIRSTIDVETKDIARDPPNRVKFVGKSRAFRVTGEHEITETDGGCRLANEFVVDGKLPGVESFFKRNFDAELDNLEDALRASLASPA; this is translated from the coding sequence ATGACCGTTCGAGTCTCCCGGACGTTCGAGTTCGACGCGCCGCCGGCCGACGTGTGGGCGTTTATCTCGGACGCGGAGCAGCGCGCGGGCGCCATCAGCGTGGTCGACTCCTTCGAAGTACACGACGACGGCAGCGCGACGTGGCACGTCGCGCTCCCGATCCCGATGATCCGCTCGACGATCGACGTCGAGACGAAGGACATCGCGCGCGACCCCCCGAACCGAGTGAAGTTCGTCGGGAAGTCGCGGGCGTTCCGCGTCACCGGCGAACACGAGATCACCGAGACCGACGGCGGCTGCCGGCTCGCCAACGAGTTCGTCGTCGACGGGAAGCTCCCGGGCGTCGAGTCCTTCTTCAAGCGGAACTTCGACGCCGAGCTGGACAACTTGGAGGACGCGCTCCGCGCCTCGCTCGCCTCGCCGGCATGA
- a CDS encoding aldehyde dehydrogenase family protein: MNEDRGGGGDEAEASARLDEAEPSGPDEAQPVESAGPTPDEADAPDDGADTDSDAAGAGDTAPGGSETGAADLPCRASRTVAASRAAADELAAWDPGDVDALVRSVGERLADRETVSRLARSAANETGRGHPGTKAEKIATALDAARRTLRDAPTAGVVDRDGARGTVTVAGPVGVVGASVPATHPVVIPAVLSLYALAARNSVVFAPSPSTVETCDVVVETVRRALADAGAPTGAVSMLPAPAAKPETDALFERADFVVAAGSAATVAAGQRCGTPNLAAGADGVVAVADGSVPAEAVATRVAVGATYDFGAHPAGDAAVVTVSPAVGSLCSALEAEGGYVLDASERDRLRSLLGDAEDGATDPRGNSPRWLAAELDLPSAAREAAFLVAEPDGVDDRLAALPGVPAVAVHGRSGFDGALALAAEIGSPHAAAVHTTQQRRARRAAERLAPGRLVVNQPGIAATGARSNGFEAAPVLGGGAAEGSQLRGGLTPDRLAETATVAATSVADEASHRNGAGDTLRGP; this comes from the coding sequence ATGAACGAGGACCGCGGGGGCGGGGGCGACGAGGCGGAGGCGTCGGCCCGGCTCGACGAGGCGGAACCGAGCGGCCCGGACGAGGCCCAGCCGGTCGAGTCCGCCGGGCCGACGCCGGACGAGGCGGACGCGCCGGACGACGGCGCCGACACCGACTCCGACGCGGCGGGCGCCGGCGACACGGCGCCCGGCGGGTCCGAGACGGGCGCCGCGGACCTCCCGTGCCGCGCGTCGCGGACCGTCGCGGCGTCGCGGGCGGCCGCGGACGAGCTGGCGGCGTGGGACCCCGGCGACGTCGACGCGCTCGTGCGGTCGGTCGGCGAGCGGCTGGCCGACAGGGAGACGGTCAGCCGGCTCGCCCGGTCGGCGGCAAACGAGACCGGGCGCGGCCACCCGGGGACGAAGGCCGAGAAGATAGCGACCGCGCTCGACGCCGCCCGGCGGACGCTGCGGGACGCGCCGACCGCCGGCGTGGTCGACCGCGACGGCGCGCGGGGGACCGTGACCGTCGCCGGGCCGGTCGGCGTCGTCGGCGCGTCGGTCCCCGCGACCCACCCGGTCGTGATCCCCGCGGTCCTCTCGCTGTACGCGCTCGCCGCCCGGAATTCGGTCGTCTTCGCGCCCTCACCCTCGACCGTCGAGACGTGCGACGTGGTCGTCGAGACCGTCCGGCGCGCGCTCGCCGACGCGGGGGCGCCGACCGGCGCGGTGTCGATGCTGCCGGCGCCCGCAGCGAAGCCCGAGACGGACGCGCTGTTCGAGCGCGCCGACTTCGTCGTCGCGGCCGGCTCCGCGGCGACGGTCGCGGCGGGGCAGCGCTGCGGGACCCCGAACCTCGCCGCCGGCGCCGACGGCGTCGTCGCCGTCGCGGACGGGTCGGTCCCGGCCGAGGCCGTGGCGACGCGGGTCGCGGTCGGCGCGACGTACGACTTCGGCGCGCACCCCGCGGGCGACGCCGCGGTCGTCACGGTGTCGCCGGCGGTCGGATCGCTGTGTTCCGCGCTCGAAGCCGAGGGGGGCTACGTCCTCGACGCGTCCGAGCGCGACCGGCTGCGGTCGCTCCTCGGCGACGCCGAGGACGGGGCGACGGACCCCCGCGGGAACTCGCCGCGGTGGCTGGCGGCCGAGCTCGACCTCCCGAGCGCGGCCCGCGAGGCGGCGTTCCTCGTCGCCGAGCCCGACGGCGTCGACGACCGGCTCGCGGCGCTGCCCGGGGTCCCTGCGGTGGCGGTCCACGGTCGGAGCGGGTTCGACGGCGCGCTCGCGCTCGCCGCGGAGATCGGGTCCCCGCACGCCGCGGCGGTCCACACCACCCAGCAGCGCCGCGCCCGGCGCGCCGCGGAGCGGCTCGCGCCCGGGCGCCTCGTCGTCAATCAGCCGGGGATCGCGGCGACGGGCGCGCGCTCGAACGGGTTCGAGGCGGCGCCCGTGCTGGGGGGCGGCGCCGCCGAGGGGAGCCAGCTCCGCGGCGGGCTCACCCCCGACCGCCTCGCGGAGACGGCGACCGTCGCGGCGACGAGCGTCGCGGACGAGGCGTCCCACCGGAACGGGGCCGGCGACACGCTCCGCGGGCCCTGA
- a CDS encoding DUF7522 family protein, whose translation MPHPPDQRAEELLSAARTATGDELRSLTYFTEADVDQLYLRSDLSRTADLVGFAENERQGFHAQSMYANTQLGDYQFTVRVFENGYLTRVIANDHGVWVTTDSMEMDRFEELASALASILRSFDPA comes from the coding sequence ATGCCCCACCCACCGGACCAACGCGCAGAGGAACTGCTCAGCGCCGCCCGCACCGCGACGGGAGACGAACTGCGGAGCCTCACCTACTTCACGGAAGCGGACGTCGACCAGCTGTACCTCCGCAGCGACCTGAGCCGGACCGCCGACCTGGTCGGCTTCGCCGAGAACGAACGCCAGGGGTTCCACGCCCAGTCGATGTACGCCAACACCCAGCTCGGCGACTACCAGTTCACGGTCCGCGTGTTCGAGAACGGCTACCTCACGCGCGTCATCGCCAACGACCACGGCGTGTGGGTGACGACCGACTCGATGGAGATGGACCGGTTCGAGGAGCTGGCGAGCGCGCTCGCGTCGATCCTCCGCTCGTTCGATCCCGCCTGA